The following coding sequences are from one Passer domesticus isolate bPasDom1 chromosome 11, bPasDom1.hap1, whole genome shotgun sequence window:
- the NME9 gene encoding thioredoxin domain-containing protein 6 isoform X1, with translation MAAKKKEVVLQINITSQELWEEVLCLKGLIVIDVFQAWCGPCKPVVNLFQKIKNEVGSNLLHFAVAEVDSIDALEKYRGQCEPVFLFYTGGELVAVVRGADAPLLQKTILKQLAGDRKGFHGAEPVLVPDRAFSREQGSTAPLQEEQRGGLTGKAKHRSRMFSVP, from the exons ATGGCTGCAAAGAAAAAGGAGGTGGTGCTGCAG ATTAACATTACTAGCCAGGAGCTTTGGGAAGAAGTGCTGTGTCTCAAAGGACTCATTG TCATTGATGTGTTTCAAGCCTGGTGTGGCCCATGCAAACCAGTAGTGAATCTGTTCCAAAAAATCAAGAATGAAGTTGGCAGTAATCTCCTGCATTTTGCTGTG GCTGAAGTTGATTCCATTGATGCTCTGGAGAAATACAGAGGACAATGTGAGCCTGTCTTTCTCTTTTATACA GGAGGAGAATTAGTGGCTGTTGTAAGAGGAGCAGATGCACCATTGCTGCAGAAGACCATCCTGAAACAGCTGGCAGGGGACAGGAAGGGTTTCCATGGAGCAGAGCCTGTGCTG GTGCCAGACAGAGCCTtctccagagagcagggaagcaCAGCTCCCCTTCAGGAGGAACAACGGGGAGGACTAACAGGTAAGGCAAAGCACAGGTCTAGGATGTTCTCTGTGCCTTGA
- the NME9 gene encoding thioredoxin domain-containing protein 6 isoform X2, translated as MNYCGFYSIFQFSTQINITSQELWEEVLCLKGLIVIDVFQAWCGPCKPVVNLFQKIKNEVGSNLLHFAVAEVDSIDALEKYRGQCEPVFLFYTGGELVAVVRGADAPLLQKTILKQLAGDRKGFHGAEPVLVPDRAFSREQGSTAPLQEEQRGGLTG; from the exons ATGAATTACTGTGGTTTTTACTCTATTTTTCAATTTTCCACACAGATTAACATTACTAGCCAGGAGCTTTGGGAAGAAGTGCTGTGTCTCAAAGGACTCATTG TCATTGATGTGTTTCAAGCCTGGTGTGGCCCATGCAAACCAGTAGTGAATCTGTTCCAAAAAATCAAGAATGAAGTTGGCAGTAATCTCCTGCATTTTGCTGTG GCTGAAGTTGATTCCATTGATGCTCTGGAGAAATACAGAGGACAATGTGAGCCTGTCTTTCTCTTTTATACA GGAGGAGAATTAGTGGCTGTTGTAAGAGGAGCAGATGCACCATTGCTGCAGAAGACCATCCTGAAACAGCTGGCAGGGGACAGGAAGGGTTTCCATGGAGCAGAGCCTGTGCTG GTGCCAGACAGAGCCTtctccagagagcagggaagcaCAGCTCCCCTTCAGGAGGAACAACGGGGAGGACTAACAG GCTGA